TAACGGACGCTAAGCTGCGCGGAAATGCCCGTTTGCCCATACGTGTCGGGCAGGCGTGGCGTGCTCTGCGCGTAGACGCCGAACAACTCGATCGTGTCGAGCCAGGGCAGCGGCGCCGTGTAGTTCAGCGCGTGCGCGGTGAAGCGGGCGCGGTTCGGGCGGCCTTCGATATCCGGATTGCCGCTGAAAAAATCGTTGCTGGCCGTGAATTGATAGGCGATCTGCTGATCGAGCCCAAACAGGTTGCCGTAGCCGATGCCTGCAAAGAACCGGTCACGGTCGAGGTCCGGCACGCCTTCATTGTCGTAACCCGCGCTGACCCGAAGCGGCAGACGGTCTTCGGTTTGCAGCACGACGTCGGTCGTGTCCGCTGCTTCACCGGGTGCAAAAACAGCATCGACCCGTCGATAAGGATTCGCGTTGAGCACGGCGAGTCCCTTCGAGACCGTCGCTTGCGGGATCGGTGCGCCGGGTTCGAGCGGCATTTCACGTTCGAGAAGGCTGCTCGAAAAGTAGGTGTTGCCGCTGGCATGAACCCGCCCGAGCTTGAACTCGGCAATGGCGATACGAACGACCCCCGAGCTGACGTCCTGTTCCGGCACGTAGACGTCGACGAGCGGCTTTCCCGCTGCCCGATACCGCGCGACCACGGCGCGGCGAATCTCGGCGAGGCGGCCGAAAGTCAGCGGCTTGTCCAGGTCCGTGGCGAAGCTCTGCAGGAACGCGTCGTCGAGTACGGGCAGTCCTTGCGCGACGATGCGTTGTTGCTGCGTCGGTGATGCCGTCGCGGACGCGGTGGCCGGTTCGAAGACGAGCCCGGCAAGCCGCTCGACTGCGATCCGTGCGGACTCGGCCTGCGTTTCCGGGGAGGAGGGCGGCGGCGCGCTTCGCGGCGCCTGCGGGGCGGGTTGAGGCGCGACATCGCGCCATGCCTGTGCGGCTACGGGTGAGGTCTGCATGAGGCCCGCGATGCACGACGCGGTCATCAGGACGGCAGTGCAGTCGGCGGATCGCGGTTTCATCGATCGCTTTCATGCAAAGCGCTGAGCCTACCGGCAGCAGGCTGCGGCGACCAGGCGCGCGCGTCGCGCTGCAAACGATGCCATCGCGCATGTAATACGAGCCTGCCGTTGTTCATTGCGGTACCTGATGACGGATGTAGTTCATCGAATGCGCAGCCGCGCGTCGAAATCATTCTAGTCGAACCGTCTCGCGTGAAATTCCAAAAGAAACTTGAACCCTCTAAACGGCTCCGGTCACTTCCTGCCGCGTCCGGGGGTGTGTAGGAAACATTCAGTAAGGGTATCCACCATGTGTACTGCCGCGAATCTTGTCTTTACTCTTCCAGACTTGTCATACAACTGATGCAATTTGTCCGGAGGAGACCCGATGTCCAGGCTGTCGTGCGATCTTGATAAAAATGCGCCCGCAACGGGCGACGCCTTGCGCATTTCGCGCCGTGGCTTCATTGGGCTGGGAGGCGCGTTGGCGGGCAGCGCACTCCTGCAGGCGTGCGGCGGCGGAGTTTCCGCTGCCGCGGGGGGAGGCGGCAGTTCGACGCCAGCGGCCGGAAGCACGCCGTCAACGGCCGCGGCCGACCCGATCTGGGGCCCCGACGGCTCGGCGACGAACATCATCAATGCGCTGCAGAAAATCACCCAGAGCGCTTTCCCGGCCGTCGATTTCCCGGTTGAACAGTACGGTGCGCAACCGTGCGCGGTCATCGCGCAGGCCAGCCCTTATACGGGCAGTTCATCGCCGGTGAGTACCGGTGCTGGCGTGACCAACGCACCGGGATCGTTCGATTCACGTCCCGCTTTCCTCGCGGCAATCGCGGCGTGCAGTGCCGCCGGTGGCGGCCGGGTCGTGGTGCCGGCCGGCACGTGGTATTGCGCGGGTCCGATCGTGCTGCAGAGTAACGTCAACTTCCATCTGAGCGCGAACTGCACGATCTATTTCAGCCCGAATCCCGCCGACTACGCGAAAGACGGCCCCGTCAACTGCGGCGCCAACGGCAACCTGTACTACAGCCGCTGGCAGGCAAACGACTGCCTGAACTTCGGCTCGCCCGTGTACGCGCGAAACGCGAACAATATCGCGCTGACTGGCGAAGGTCCGACATCGGTGCTGAACGGTCAGGCGATGACGCCGTTCGCCGGAAGCGGAAACACCAGCACTTGCTGGTGGACCTACAAGGGTGCCAGTGGCGCATACGGCTGCGCCGGGTCGTCCACGCCGTCGCAGGCTTATACCAACCCGAACAACGTCGATCTGATGGTGGCCGTCCCCACCATTTCGGCCTCGCTGTACGCGCAGTTGACCAATCCGGCTACGCCCTGGCAGCAGGACCAGAACTACCTGCCGGCGCTCTCCGAAGCGGGCGTGCCAGTCGCGCAGCGAATCTTCGGTCTCGGCCACTATTTGCGGCCGTGCATGGTCGAGTTCCTCGGTTGCACGAACGTGCTGATGGAAAACTACCGAACCAACAACACGCCGTTCTGGCAGCATCATCCGACGGACTGCACCAACGTCGTGATCCGTGGCGTGACAGCCGACAGCATCGGACCGAACAACGACGGCTTCGATCCCGACGCCTGCAACACGGTTCTGTGCGACAGCGTCACGTTCAACACGGGCGACGACTGCATCGCCATCAAGTCAGGCAAGGATCTCGACACGGAGTACGGGCCGGCGCAGAACCATGTGATCCAGAACTGCATGATGAATAGCGGTCACGGCGGCATTACGCTCGGCAGCGAGATGGGTGGCGGCGTGCAGAACATCTACGCACGCAACCTGACCATGCTCAACCAGTTCTGGGCAACGAATTCGCTGAACATTGCGATCCGTATCAAGACGAACATGA
The nucleotide sequence above comes from Paraburkholderia youngii. Encoded proteins:
- a CDS encoding ShlB/FhaC/HecB family hemolysin secretion/activation protein, with product MTASCIAGLMQTSPVAAQAWRDVAPQPAPQAPRSAPPPSSPETQAESARIAVERLAGLVFEPATASATASPTQQQRIVAQGLPVLDDAFLQSFATDLDKPLTFGRLAEIRRAVVARYRAAGKPLVDVYVPEQDVSSGVVRIAIAEFKLGRVHASGNTYFSSSLLEREMPLEPGAPIPQATVSKGLAVLNANPYRRVDAVFAPGEAADTTDVVLQTEDRLPLRVSAGYDNEGVPDLDRDRFFAGIGYGNLFGLDQQIAYQFTASNDFFSGNPDIEGRPNRARFTAHALNYTAPLPWLDTIELFGVYAQSTPRLPDTYGQTGISAQLSVRYDLRLPTITDTTQLVQIGYDFKRSNNDLEFGGSQVFNSNTHIHQFVLAYSISKPTDAGAAHAAATLVASPGGWDGSNQDAAFNAARQGATSRYIYMQLTASRATALGAGFTLITNGTFQWTPNTLLPSEEMGLGGESSVRGYDPYVTLGDRGWNIQTEVRTPAIALGASNAVVQPFVFFDAGRVWTTIDQPAENNPGLLAGVGAGVRFQWSRFVDFRCTYGAPLRSATPNGSKAPIVLLYVSLGT
- a CDS encoding glycoside hydrolase family 28 protein yields the protein MSRLSCDLDKNAPATGDALRISRRGFIGLGGALAGSALLQACGGGVSAAAGGGGSSTPAAGSTPSTAAADPIWGPDGSATNIINALQKITQSAFPAVDFPVEQYGAQPCAVIAQASPYTGSSSPVSTGAGVTNAPGSFDSRPAFLAAIAACSAAGGGRVVVPAGTWYCAGPIVLQSNVNFHLSANCTIYFSPNPADYAKDGPVNCGANGNLYYSRWQANDCLNFGSPVYARNANNIALTGEGPTSVLNGQAMTPFAGSGNTSTCWWTYKGASGAYGCAGSSTPSQAYTNPNNVDLMVAVPTISASLYAQLTNPATPWQQDQNYLPALSEAGVPVAQRIFGLGHYLRPCMVEFLGCTNVLMENYRTNNTPFWQHHPTDCTNVVIRGVTADSIGPNNDGFDPDACNTVLCDSVTFNTGDDCIAIKSGKDLDTEYGPAQNHVIQNCMMNSGHGGITLGSEMGGGVQNIYARNLTMLNQFWATNSLNIAIRIKTNMNRGGYVKNFYVNGVTLPHGVSLTGGGYGSKMLTGSPINSTVPIGVATATAANPSASQGGLITFDCDYQPAADAIRTRPALIDNVNITNVNASNVTLGSTTGSCFQAIVAQGPVAFDYNGPAPAPSVPAITGVTISNCDFGTPAAAGPASASTPGPIYLYNVHDITLQNVIIAGQTLNQTLSDPR